The following coding sequences lie in one Nitrospirota bacterium genomic window:
- the cysK gene encoding cysteine synthase A, translating into MSVIDCIGNTPLVKIEVINPMPEVEIFAKLEGNNPGGSVKDRIAHYMIKDAEDAGLIKKGDTILEATSGNTGIGLAMVGAAKGYRVKLVMPECVSLERRKVLEAFGAELLLSPGNEGTDGAIRLARKIVSEHPKDYFMPNQFDNNSNIRAHYETTGKEIIEQTGGKLDMFVSGMGTTGTIMGAGRRLKEFNKNIRIVGVEPLLGHRIQGLKNMQESIVPKIYNSSAIDEKINVNDEDAFETTRKLAVKEGLFVGMSSGAAMFGALRMAEQLKKGIIVVILPDRGDRYLSTTLFASVCGKCPP; encoded by the coding sequence ATGAGCGTCATCGACTGCATCGGCAACACGCCTCTGGTAAAGATTGAGGTGATCAATCCTATGCCGGAAGTGGAAATTTTCGCAAAGCTTGAAGGCAACAACCCTGGAGGCTCGGTCAAGGACCGGATCGCCCATTACATGATAAAGGACGCCGAAGATGCCGGCCTGATTAAAAAAGGCGACACGATTCTTGAGGCGACCTCTGGCAATACGGGTATAGGCCTTGCCATGGTCGGCGCAGCAAAAGGGTACCGGGTGAAACTGGTGATGCCTGAGTGTGTGAGCCTTGAACGGAGGAAAGTGCTCGAGGCCTTTGGTGCGGAGCTTCTGCTCAGCCCGGGCAACGAAGGCACTGACGGAGCGATACGCCTTGCGCGCAAGATAGTCAGTGAGCATCCGAAGGACTATTTCATGCCGAACCAGTTCGACAATAACTCAAACATCAGGGCGCATTACGAGACAACCGGTAAAGAGATTATTGAGCAGACAGGCGGCAAACTGGATATGTTTGTCTCCGGCATGGGCACGACCGGTACGATCATGGGAGCTGGCCGGAGGCTGAAGGAGTTCAATAAAAATATCAGGATCGTGGGTGTGGAGCCGCTTCTGGGCCACCGCATTCAGGGGCTGAAGAACATGCAGGAATCTATTGTGCCGAAGATCTATAACAGTTCGGCAATAGACGAGAAGATCAATGTGAATGACGAGGACGCCTTTGAGACTACCCGCAAGCTCGCGGTCAAGGAAGGGCTATTCGTCGGCATGAGCAGCGGCGCTGCAATGTTCGGAGCCCTGAGAATGGCTGAGCAGTTGAAGAAAGGTATCATAGTCGTCATTCTCCCTGACCGCGGTGACCGCTATCTGAGCACCACGCTCTTTGCCTCAGTCTGCGGTAAATGCCCTCCGTAA
- a CDS encoding D-alanyl-D-alanine carboxypeptidase — translation MKLIVRLLTMRHITEIKKITASVLSAFLSLAFCLLLSVSTAFGEEIKARGAVVMEAGTGRVLFAKNPELRLFPASTTKLMTALVVLDRMRPDDIVTVSARAAAAPPTKVGLRPGFTLTIKALLHAALIRSANDAAVALAEAVAGSEEGFVELMNMKAASLGLYNTRFINPNGLPGPGQYTTALELAQIMREALRHPLLQEILGTRVAEISTVDGRTKKISNTNHLLWSDQDLILGKTGYTRDARHCFVSARD, via the coding sequence ATGAAATTAATTGTAAGACTTTTGACTATGAGACATATAACCGAGATAAAAAAAATCACTGCATCAGTTCTTTCCGCCTTTTTGTCCCTGGCGTTCTGCCTTTTGCTATCTGTTTCCACGGCCTTCGGAGAAGAGATAAAGGCGAGGGGAGCGGTCGTAATGGAGGCTGGAACAGGCAGGGTTCTCTTCGCAAAGAATCCCGAACTCAGGCTTTTTCCCGCAAGCACGACGAAACTGATGACTGCGCTGGTGGTGCTCGACAGGATGCGTCCCGATGATATAGTCACGGTGAGCGCGCGGGCAGCTGCCGCACCTCCCACGAAGGTAGGACTCCGGCCTGGCTTTACCTTAACGATCAAGGCATTGCTCCATGCGGCACTGATCAGATCAGCAAATGATGCTGCCGTTGCATTAGCCGAGGCTGTGGCAGGCTCTGAAGAGGGTTTTGTAGAACTTATGAACATGAAGGCGGCTTCTCTCGGTCTGTACAATACCCGGTTCATTAACCCAAACGGTCTTCCAGGGCCCGGTCAGTATACAACGGCTTTGGAGCTGGCTCAGATCATGCGGGAGGCGCTCAGGCATCCCCTGCTGCAGGAAATCCTCGGAACACGTGTCGCTGAAATATCGACTGTCGATGGCAGAACAAAGAAGATCAGTAATACGAACCATCTGCTCTGGTCTGATCAGGACCTCATAC